The following proteins are encoded in a genomic region of Triticum dicoccoides isolate Atlit2015 ecotype Zavitan chromosome 1B, WEW_v2.0, whole genome shotgun sequence:
- the LOC119349629 gene encoding protein timeless homolog isoform X20: protein MDSAMLSLTCAGLGAAEEDDDGGAVGYVKGDHCLDNLKDLQRLLRRDDPERREVFKQVCKWRIASRDLVPIIENYQSDRNLVITAVKVLVFLTMPVDPSSEDVAQQIEYLWDLKAALTRNVAIAVIVSLLEDPLDHLERTSFTEDDWKLVQLVLTLFRNVLAIQEITLPQKASGEATQLLYLADSFLELMFKENMMDLILVLAQHIDEPSGYLKHENLLLLETFHYLFLGRDPELIAKVRPEGSKEQVNGDIDTSVDSLRLMMEKEEKEKRMFRQRNAENHALNGIFTCLAVDGSKSLCKGNPSSAMSSANSLRKIRNVQRGPQKRIAWDNELLYIPKEGIMEMLRSFMDQFLSGGYNVLMQSVCDDIVKQHDSVEKSDNITFFKVVCFVLAFQHEKASNAQKSSAGPQLSETSPGNECDDLPFRGDICGPVAATLNEDMFNIVLSMWREAYEDLKQTKDYKTLSAAGSLMKNMIGMIYLVVKVHPEDSRESQTARVLLYKLFYDQTEQGLTQFLLNLFRSFDTHKQPKSALADLLETVHIMLQLMEKLQARGALRVAKRTRKGRKRKTSDDKHESTKPGTENVEQSYIDPTDGTKATSDSLPDLRSEDPLAEPTLVEQGKVDSDGTDLPDTIVDTAVNLDSTTQLGGDPSSAGSGEKERNPINEEEDTCTTQLGGDPPSAGSGEKKRNPINEEEDTCTTQLGGDPSSAGSAEKKRNTINEEEDVSDSSSDDCPPATSEVDFNVSRLIYSLANNSVVQNICWLLKYYKTNSFRTNHYIICMLRRFCEDLDVSPMLYQLSLLTTFYDILAEQKSSSSKEYANIVNFLSKIVRKLVRAMKKQPLLFVDTLFWKTRKECHCIDADYLLNEFKGDVNNKGGEVGSSKGWGGPVNIADSLGDDEADYDIPHEPYDGDKNGDSSSGEREGDTQKSMGPRDKRSILLSLSDSEAEDNDRTTISRGSQNKEVPKRRGRSIFNEEQEKLIRDLHEKYKDDRKCSHLIAEALDPSGKISSAQISRKLTQLGLRSVTRRKKVSEASLSAKDLVAQPQNDVLDDPKPESTRRRRKRLHRLSSKDNNNDNHPVSSDEETLQSLKGRTKNKELPSVDLAPRKSQHKEASQGDSDDETIGSLLRGKKRRLSTSDVTENRQEHQDSSKNIVPDNETVGSNVMDAPLHPELNSSNDNGGDAGEAELLDDLSEPELDGREDAEQRIVDDRDMPESGDMTGSNASQKAGLKRRLRMVIDDDDE from the exons ATGGACTCGGCGATGCTCTCGCTCACCTGCGCGGGCCTCGGGGCCGCAGAGGAGGACGACGACGGGGGCGCCGTCGGCTACGTCAAGGGCGACCACTGCCTCG ACAACCTGAAGGATCTGCAGAGGCTGCTGCGGCGGGACGACCCGGAGCGGCGGGAGGTCTTCAAGCAGGTCTGCAAGTGGAGGATCGCGTCCAGGGATCTGGTGCCCATCATCGAGAACTACCAGTCCGACCGCAACCTCGTCATCACGGCAG TGAAAGTGTTGGTATTCCTTACCATGCCTGTCGATCCTTCATCAGAGGATGTTGCTCAGCAGATAGAGTATCTGTGGGATTTGAAGGCTGCACTCACACGGAATGTTGCAATCGCAGTGATTGTGTCTCTTCTTGAGGACCCATTGGATCATTTGGAAAG AACTTCATTCACGGAAGATGACTGGAAGCTAGTACAGCTGGTGCTTACTTTATTCCGCAACGTCTTGGCTATTCAAGAAATCACATTGCCTCAGAAGGCATCTGGGGAAGCTACCCAGTTATTGTACCTGGCTGACAGCTTTTTAGAGCTCATGTTTAAAGAAAATATGATGGACCTGATCTTAGTGCTAGCTCAACATATTGATGAGCCCTCTGGTTATCTCAAGCATGAAAACCTTCTTTTGTTGGAAACCTTTCATTATCTTTTCTTGGGTCGGGACCCAGAATTGATTGCCAAAGTTCGTCCAGAAGGCTCAAAG GAGCAGGTCAATGGAGATATTGATACATCAGTTGATTCATTGAGATTGATGAtggagaaggaagagaaggaaaaaAGGATGTTCAGGCAGAGAAACGCGGAGAATCACGCACTCAACGGAATTTTTACATGCCTTGCAGTG GATGGATCTAAGTCATTGTGCAAAGGGAACCCCAGCTCAGCAATGTCATCTGCAAATAGCCTCCGGAAAATACGTAATGTCCAAAGAGGCCCTCAAAAAAGGATAGCATGGGATAATGAACTTCTTTACATACCAAAGGAGGGTATTATGGAAATGCTAAGAAGTTTCATGGATCAGTTTTTATCTGGAGGATATAATG TCCTGATGCAGTCTGTTTGTGATGATATTGTGAAGCAGCATGATTCTGTCGAGAAATCTGATAACATTACATTCTTCAAAGTTGTTTGCTTTGTCTTAGCTTTTCAACACGAGAAAGCATCAAATGCTCAG AAATCAAGTGCTGGACCCCAGCTGTCCGAGACTTCACCAGGCAATGAATGTGATGATCTGCCGTTTCGTGGTGACATATGTGGACCTGTTGCAGCCACATTAAACGAAGATATGTTCAATATAGTCTTGTCCATGTGGCGTGAGGCCTATGAAGACCTGAAGCAGACTAAGGATTACAAAACTCTTTCAGCTGCTGGCTCCTTAATGAAGAACATG ATTGGCATGATATATTTGGTGGTGAAAGTTCATCCTGAAGATTCAAGGGAATCTCAAACAGCCCGTGTTTTACTGTATAAGCTGTTCTATGATCAGACAGAACAAGGCCTGACTCAGTTTCTCCTGAACTTGTTCAGATCTTTTGATACTCATAAGCAACCAAAAAG CGCTCTTGCGGATTTACTAGAAACAGTTCATATCATGCTACAGCTGATGGAGAAGCTTCAAGCACGTGGTGCTTTAAGG GTTGCGAAAAGGACAAGAAAGGGCAGAAAAAGGAAGACGTCAGATGACAAACATGAGAGTACCAAACCTGGAACAGAGAATGTGGAGCAAAGCTACATAGACCCAACAGATGGGACTAAAGCCACATCTGATTCACTTCCAGATTTGAGAAGTGAGGATCCTCTAGCAGAACCTACTCTCGTAGAGCAAGGAAAAGTTGATTCCGATGGCACAGATCTGCCAGATACAATTGTGGATACGGCTGTTAATCTGGATAGCACCACACAGCTTGGAGGTGATCCATCTTCTGCAGGCAGTGGTgaaaaggaaagaaatcccatTAATGAAGAGGAAGATACTTGTACCACACAGCTTGGAGGTGATCCACCTTCTGCAGGCAGTggtgaaaagaaaagaaatcccaTTAACGAAGAGGAAGATACTTGTACCACACAGCTTGGAGGTGATCCATCTTCTGCAGGCAGTgctgaaaagaaaagaaataccattaatgaagaggAAGATGTTTCAGATTCTTCAAGTGATGATTGCCCCCCAGCTACAAGTGAAGTTGATTTTAACGTATCACGGTTAATATACAGCCTAGCCAACAATTCTGTTGTTCAAAATATATGCTGGTTGTTGAAGTACTATAAGACTAACTCCTTCCGAACAAACCACTACATCATATGCATGCTGCGGAGATTCTGTGAAGATCTAGATGTGTCACCAATGCTATATCAG CTATCGCTTCTGACTACTTTCTATGATATATTAGCTGAACAGAAGTCTTCGAGTTCAAAGGAGTATGCAAATATTGTAAATTTTCTTTCTAAAATTGTAAGGAAGTTGGTGAGAGCAATGAAAAAACAGCCACTGTTATTTGTTGATACACTCTTTTGGAAGACAAGAAAGGAATGCCATTGCATTGATGCTGATTATCTACTGAATGAGTTCAAGGGAGATGTTAACAATAAGGGTGGTGAAGTTGGTTCAAGTAAGGGATGGGGAGGTCCAGTAAATATAGCAGATTCTCTTGGTGACGATGAAGCTGACTATGATATACCACATGAACCATATGATGGTGATAA GAATGGAGATTCATCGTCTGGTGAACGTGAAGGTGATACTCAGAAGAGCATGGGTCCCAGAGACAAAAGGAGCATATTACTGTCACTTTCAGACAGTGAAGCTGAGGATAATGATAG GACTACTATATCTAGAGGCTCTCAGAATAAAGAGGTCCCAAAGAGACGAGGGCGTTCCATTTTTAATGAAGAGCAAGAGAAGCTTATAAGAGATCTTCATGAGAA ATATAAGGATGATCGTAAATGCAGTCATCTAATTGCTGAAGCTCTAGATCCCAGTGGAAAGATATCGTCGGCTCAAATTTCTCGAAAGCTTACACAGCTAGGTCTCAGGAGTGTCACTAGGAGGAAAAAAGTTTCAGAGGCATCTCTTTCAGCCAAAGATCTGGTTGCACAACCACAAAACGACGTGCTGGATGATCCGAAGCCAGAAAGTACCCG GCGCAGGAGGAAAAGGCTACATCGGTTAAGCAGTAAGGACAACAACAACGATAATCATCCAGTATCATCTGATGAAGAAACATTGCAATCACTTAAGGGCAG AACCAAAAATAAGGAGCTGCCCTCGGTGGACCTTGCACCGAGGAAATCACAGCATAAAGAGGCTTCGCAGGGCGATTCTGATGATGAGACCATAGGATCTCTGCTTAG AGGAAAGAAAAGAAGGTTATCTACATCAGATGTTACAGAGAACAGACAAGAACACCAAGATTCTTCGAAGAACATTGTTCCGGACAATGAGACTGTTGGTTCAAATGTCAT GGACGCCCCTCTCCATCCGGAGCTGAACTCATCTAATGATAACGGTGGTGATGCTGGTGAGGCTGAACTTCTGGATGACTTGAGTGAGCCTGAGCTGGATGGTCGTGAAGATGCCGAGCAACGGATCGTCGACGACAGAGACATGCCTGAATCTGGGGACATGACAGGCTCTAATGCCAGTCAGAAGGCTGGTTTGAAAAGAAGACTAAGAATGGTGATTGACGACGACGACGAGTAG
- the LOC119349629 gene encoding protein timeless homolog isoform X19, whose translation MDSAMLSLTCAGLGAAEEDDDGGAVGYVKGDHCLDNLKDLQRLLRRDDPERREVFKQVCKWRIASRDLVPIIENYQSDRNLVITAVKVLVFLTMPVDPSSEDVAQQIEYLWDLKAALTRNVAIAVIVSLLEDPLDHLERTSFTEDDWKLVQLVLTLFRNVLAIQEITLPQKASGEATQLLYLADSFLELMFKENMMDLILVLAQHIDEPSGYLKHENLLLLETFHYLFLGRDPELIAKVRPEGSKEQVNGDIDTSVDSLRLMMEKEEKEKRMFRQRNAENHALNGIFTCLAVDGSKSLCKGNPSSAMSSANSLRKIRNVQRGPQKRIAWDNELLYIPKEGIMEMLRSFMDQFLSGGYNVLMQSVCDDIVKQHDSVEKSDNITFFKVVCFVLAFQHEKASNAQKSSAGPQLSETSPGNECDDLPFRGDICGPVAATLNEDMFNIVLSMWREAYEDLKQTKDYKTLSAAGSLMKNMIGMIYLVVKVHPEDSRESQTARVLLYKLFYDQTEQGLTQFLLNLFRSFDTHKQPKSALADLLETVHIMLQLMEKLQARGALRVAKRTRKGRKRKTSDDKHESTKPGTENVEQSYIDPTDGTKATSDSLPDLRSEDPLAEPTLVEQGKVDSDGTDLPDTIVDTAVNLDSTTQLGGDPSSAGSGEKERNPINEEEDTCTTQLGGDPPSAGSGEKKRNPINEEEDTCTTQLGGDPSSAGSAEKKRNTINEEEDVSDSSSDDCPPATSEVDFNVSRLIYSLANNSVVQNICWLLKYYKTNSFRTNHYIICMLRRFCEDLDVSPMLYQLSLLTTFYDILAEQKSSSSKEYANIVNFLSKIVRKLVRAMKKQPLLFVDTLFWKTRKECHCIDADYLLNEFKGDVNNKGGEVGSSKGWGGPVNIADSLGDDEADYDIPHEPYDGDKNGDSSSGEREGDTQKSMGPRDKRSILLSLSDSEAEDNDRTTISRGSQNKEVPKRRGRSIFNEEQEKLIRDLHEKYKDDRKCSHLIAEALDPSGKISSAQISRKLTQLGLRSVTRRKKVSEASLSAKDLVAQPQNDVLDDPKPESTRRRRKRLHRLSSKDNNNDNHPVSSDEETLQSLKGRTKNKELPSVDLAPRKSQHKEASQGDSDDETIGSLLSRGKKRRLSTSDVTENRQEHQDSSKNIVPDNETVGSNVMDAPLHPELNSSNDNGGDAGEAELLDDLSEPELDGREDAEQRIVDDRDMPESGDMTGSNASQKAGLKRRLRMVIDDDDE comes from the exons ATGGACTCGGCGATGCTCTCGCTCACCTGCGCGGGCCTCGGGGCCGCAGAGGAGGACGACGACGGGGGCGCCGTCGGCTACGTCAAGGGCGACCACTGCCTCG ACAACCTGAAGGATCTGCAGAGGCTGCTGCGGCGGGACGACCCGGAGCGGCGGGAGGTCTTCAAGCAGGTCTGCAAGTGGAGGATCGCGTCCAGGGATCTGGTGCCCATCATCGAGAACTACCAGTCCGACCGCAACCTCGTCATCACGGCAG TGAAAGTGTTGGTATTCCTTACCATGCCTGTCGATCCTTCATCAGAGGATGTTGCTCAGCAGATAGAGTATCTGTGGGATTTGAAGGCTGCACTCACACGGAATGTTGCAATCGCAGTGATTGTGTCTCTTCTTGAGGACCCATTGGATCATTTGGAAAG AACTTCATTCACGGAAGATGACTGGAAGCTAGTACAGCTGGTGCTTACTTTATTCCGCAACGTCTTGGCTATTCAAGAAATCACATTGCCTCAGAAGGCATCTGGGGAAGCTACCCAGTTATTGTACCTGGCTGACAGCTTTTTAGAGCTCATGTTTAAAGAAAATATGATGGACCTGATCTTAGTGCTAGCTCAACATATTGATGAGCCCTCTGGTTATCTCAAGCATGAAAACCTTCTTTTGTTGGAAACCTTTCATTATCTTTTCTTGGGTCGGGACCCAGAATTGATTGCCAAAGTTCGTCCAGAAGGCTCAAAG GAGCAGGTCAATGGAGATATTGATACATCAGTTGATTCATTGAGATTGATGAtggagaaggaagagaaggaaaaaAGGATGTTCAGGCAGAGAAACGCGGAGAATCACGCACTCAACGGAATTTTTACATGCCTTGCAGTG GATGGATCTAAGTCATTGTGCAAAGGGAACCCCAGCTCAGCAATGTCATCTGCAAATAGCCTCCGGAAAATACGTAATGTCCAAAGAGGCCCTCAAAAAAGGATAGCATGGGATAATGAACTTCTTTACATACCAAAGGAGGGTATTATGGAAATGCTAAGAAGTTTCATGGATCAGTTTTTATCTGGAGGATATAATG TCCTGATGCAGTCTGTTTGTGATGATATTGTGAAGCAGCATGATTCTGTCGAGAAATCTGATAACATTACATTCTTCAAAGTTGTTTGCTTTGTCTTAGCTTTTCAACACGAGAAAGCATCAAATGCTCAG AAATCAAGTGCTGGACCCCAGCTGTCCGAGACTTCACCAGGCAATGAATGTGATGATCTGCCGTTTCGTGGTGACATATGTGGACCTGTTGCAGCCACATTAAACGAAGATATGTTCAATATAGTCTTGTCCATGTGGCGTGAGGCCTATGAAGACCTGAAGCAGACTAAGGATTACAAAACTCTTTCAGCTGCTGGCTCCTTAATGAAGAACATG ATTGGCATGATATATTTGGTGGTGAAAGTTCATCCTGAAGATTCAAGGGAATCTCAAACAGCCCGTGTTTTACTGTATAAGCTGTTCTATGATCAGACAGAACAAGGCCTGACTCAGTTTCTCCTGAACTTGTTCAGATCTTTTGATACTCATAAGCAACCAAAAAG CGCTCTTGCGGATTTACTAGAAACAGTTCATATCATGCTACAGCTGATGGAGAAGCTTCAAGCACGTGGTGCTTTAAGG GTTGCGAAAAGGACAAGAAAGGGCAGAAAAAGGAAGACGTCAGATGACAAACATGAGAGTACCAAACCTGGAACAGAGAATGTGGAGCAAAGCTACATAGACCCAACAGATGGGACTAAAGCCACATCTGATTCACTTCCAGATTTGAGAAGTGAGGATCCTCTAGCAGAACCTACTCTCGTAGAGCAAGGAAAAGTTGATTCCGATGGCACAGATCTGCCAGATACAATTGTGGATACGGCTGTTAATCTGGATAGCACCACACAGCTTGGAGGTGATCCATCTTCTGCAGGCAGTGGTgaaaaggaaagaaatcccatTAATGAAGAGGAAGATACTTGTACCACACAGCTTGGAGGTGATCCACCTTCTGCAGGCAGTggtgaaaagaaaagaaatcccaTTAACGAAGAGGAAGATACTTGTACCACACAGCTTGGAGGTGATCCATCTTCTGCAGGCAGTgctgaaaagaaaagaaataccattaatgaagaggAAGATGTTTCAGATTCTTCAAGTGATGATTGCCCCCCAGCTACAAGTGAAGTTGATTTTAACGTATCACGGTTAATATACAGCCTAGCCAACAATTCTGTTGTTCAAAATATATGCTGGTTGTTGAAGTACTATAAGACTAACTCCTTCCGAACAAACCACTACATCATATGCATGCTGCGGAGATTCTGTGAAGATCTAGATGTGTCACCAATGCTATATCAG CTATCGCTTCTGACTACTTTCTATGATATATTAGCTGAACAGAAGTCTTCGAGTTCAAAGGAGTATGCAAATATTGTAAATTTTCTTTCTAAAATTGTAAGGAAGTTGGTGAGAGCAATGAAAAAACAGCCACTGTTATTTGTTGATACACTCTTTTGGAAGACAAGAAAGGAATGCCATTGCATTGATGCTGATTATCTACTGAATGAGTTCAAGGGAGATGTTAACAATAAGGGTGGTGAAGTTGGTTCAAGTAAGGGATGGGGAGGTCCAGTAAATATAGCAGATTCTCTTGGTGACGATGAAGCTGACTATGATATACCACATGAACCATATGATGGTGATAA GAATGGAGATTCATCGTCTGGTGAACGTGAAGGTGATACTCAGAAGAGCATGGGTCCCAGAGACAAAAGGAGCATATTACTGTCACTTTCAGACAGTGAAGCTGAGGATAATGATAG GACTACTATATCTAGAGGCTCTCAGAATAAAGAGGTCCCAAAGAGACGAGGGCGTTCCATTTTTAATGAAGAGCAAGAGAAGCTTATAAGAGATCTTCATGAGAA ATATAAGGATGATCGTAAATGCAGTCATCTAATTGCTGAAGCTCTAGATCCCAGTGGAAAGATATCGTCGGCTCAAATTTCTCGAAAGCTTACACAGCTAGGTCTCAGGAGTGTCACTAGGAGGAAAAAAGTTTCAGAGGCATCTCTTTCAGCCAAAGATCTGGTTGCACAACCACAAAACGACGTGCTGGATGATCCGAAGCCAGAAAGTACCCG GCGCAGGAGGAAAAGGCTACATCGGTTAAGCAGTAAGGACAACAACAACGATAATCATCCAGTATCATCTGATGAAGAAACATTGCAATCACTTAAGGGCAG AACCAAAAATAAGGAGCTGCCCTCGGTGGACCTTGCACCGAGGAAATCACAGCATAAAGAGGCTTCGCAGGGCGATTCTGATGATGAGACCATAGGATCTCTGCTTAG CAGAGGAAAGAAAAGAAGGTTATCTACATCAGATGTTACAGAGAACAGACAAGAACACCAAGATTCTTCGAAGAACATTGTTCCGGACAATGAGACTGTTGGTTCAAATGTCAT GGACGCCCCTCTCCATCCGGAGCTGAACTCATCTAATGATAACGGTGGTGATGCTGGTGAGGCTGAACTTCTGGATGACTTGAGTGAGCCTGAGCTGGATGGTCGTGAAGATGCCGAGCAACGGATCGTCGACGACAGAGACATGCCTGAATCTGGGGACATGACAGGCTCTAATGCCAGTCAGAAGGCTGGTTTGAAAAGAAGACTAAGAATGGTGATTGACGACGACGACGAGTAG